The nucleotide window CCGGCGGCCGTGAGTTGGTAGTACTTCGCGCGGCGGTTGTTTTCCGAGGTGCCCCATTCGGAGTCGAGAAGCCCGCGATGCTCCAGCCGCGCCAGCGCCTGGTAGAGCGCGCCCTGCTGCACCAGGAGGGCGCCGCCCGAGATCTGCTCGATCCGGAGCAGCACGCCGTAGCCGTGCAGCTTGCCGAGTGAAACGGCCTTGAGGATCAGCACGTCGAGCGTTCCGGGCAGCAGCTCCGCAGAGG belongs to Gemmatimonadales bacterium and includes:
- a CDS encoding PadR family transcriptional regulator gives rise to the protein SAELLPGTLDVLILKAVSLGKLHGYGVLLRIEQISGGALLVQQGALYQALARLEHRGLLDSEWGTSENNRRAKYYQLTAAGRRTLGQETASWQRLSDAIGMALSATPSEV